In uncultured Methanobacterium sp., a genomic segment contains:
- a CDS encoding flippase — protein MTKAKGIVKNMGFLFISQLITYVIGFFITMYTARYLGTEGFGILSLALSITVIFGVIVDMGLGTLMIREIARDRIFRDKYVSNVSLIKFFLSFLMMGLLILTTNIIGYPPIVKNVIYLIALSVIIYAFVVVLTSVFQAYEKMSYVSAGAVVNSLVMLVGTAIGIYYSLDLLYFANIYVISNLLLLVFTITLYVWKFSLPKLSIKGNFWKPTIKEALPYGIAGIFVTIYYSIDSVMLSIMIGNEVVGIYNAAYKFVFLFLSLYSVYTVAVFPVMSSFYKNSRESLKFAYERSFKYLLILSIPLSIGVTLFANQIILLIYGSDYFASVIALQILIWTIIFLFLNGLSGILLGSSNKQIIVTKITGLSVLLNVALNLVLIPNFSYVGASIATVFTEFASVPIFIYVVCKIENIDLKEFIKNTSKIIFSGIIMISLVLILNKLNPYFLLLIVCIAYSLSLYLTKTFDEEDYMLIKNLIKN, from the coding sequence ATGACTAAAGCGAAGGGCATAGTAAAAAATATGGGATTTCTTTTTATTTCCCAATTAATAACCTATGTTATTGGGTTTTTTATCACTATGTACACGGCCCGTTATTTGGGTACTGAAGGCTTTGGTATTTTATCATTGGCCCTTTCAATAACTGTTATTTTTGGCGTAATTGTTGATATGGGTTTAGGTACCTTAATGATTCGAGAAATAGCACGTGATAGAATATTTAGAGATAAATACGTATCTAATGTTTCGTTAATTAAGTTTTTTTTATCATTTTTAATGATGGGACTTTTAATTTTAACCACTAATATTATAGGGTACCCCCCTATTGTTAAAAATGTAATTTATTTAATCGCGCTATCCGTAATAATTTATGCTTTTGTGGTAGTTTTAACCTCTGTTTTTCAAGCGTATGAAAAAATGAGTTACGTATCTGCAGGTGCGGTTGTCAATAGTTTGGTAATGCTTGTGGGAACAGCTATAGGGATTTATTACAGTCTTGATCTTTTGTATTTCGCAAATATTTACGTGATTTCGAATTTGTTATTATTAGTTTTTACCATTACATTATATGTCTGGAAATTTTCATTACCAAAACTTTCAATCAAAGGCAACTTTTGGAAACCCACCATAAAAGAGGCATTACCCTATGGAATTGCAGGAATATTCGTTACTATATATTATTCTATAGATTCGGTTATGCTTTCTATAATGATTGGGAATGAAGTTGTCGGTATATATAATGCAGCTTATAAATTTGTTTTTCTCTTTTTATCGTTATATTCTGTTTACACAGTCGCTGTTTTTCCAGTAATGTCCTCTTTTTATAAAAATTCCAGAGAATCTCTTAAATTTGCCTATGAGCGGTCTTTTAAATATCTATTAATTTTAAGTATTCCTCTGTCAATTGGAGTAACACTATTCGCAAATCAAATAATTCTTTTAATATATGGCTCTGATTATTTTGCTTCAGTTATAGCCCTTCAAATTTTAATCTGGACCATAATTTTCTTGTTTTTAAATGGGCTTTCTGGAATTTTATTGGGTTCTTCCAATAAGCAAATTATTGTGACTAAAATCACTGGTCTTAGTGTATTGTTAAATGTAGCTTTAAATTTAGTATTAATACCAAATTTTAGTTATGTTGGTGCTAGTATTGCAACTGTATTCACAGAATTTGCAAGTGTTCCTATTTTTATTTACGTTGTATGTAAAATTGAAAACATTGATTTAAAAGAATTTATTAAAAATACATCAAAAATTATATTTTCAGGTATAATCATGATTTCTCTCGTTTTGATATTAAACAAGTTAAATCCATATTTTTTACTACTAATCGTTTGTATTGCGTATTCACTATCACTATATCTTACTAAAACATTTGATGAGGAAGATTACATGTTAATTAAAAATTTAATTAAAAATTAA
- a CDS encoding DUF2304 family protein, which yields MILYQYIGIIIGIIGILITVLRFKDAKMSFNMLIVWIAIWLLLILFSIDPDTTSTLASITGIGRGLDLILILGLIGCYYFIFKIYNLIENVEGEISSLVREIALDRGQSKNDKKQNKKENYGEDIKLDKP from the coding sequence ATGATATTGTACCAGTACATAGGAATAATTATAGGAATAATTGGAATATTAATAACAGTTTTGAGGTTTAAAGACGCGAAGATGTCTTTTAACATGCTAATAGTATGGATTGCTATCTGGTTGCTTTTAATTCTTTTTTCTATCGATCCTGACACCACATCAACTCTGGCCAGTATAACTGGAATCGGACGAGGTTTAGACCTTATCCTAATTTTAGGACTCATAGGCTGTTATTATTTTATATTCAAAATATACAACCTCATTGAAAATGTTGAAGGGGAAATAAGCAGTTTAGTCCGGGAGATAGCATTGGACCGTGGTCAATCTAAAAATGATAAAAAGCAGAATAAAAAAGAAAATTATGGGGAAGATATTAAATTAGATAAGCCATAA
- a CDS encoding glycosyltransferase family 2 protein, translating into MKDTKPLKKSSEKQKGIYIVLPAYNEEKTIKDVMEELIDIGFNLIVVDDGSTDNTYQVSLNFLNKYPSQVSLYRHLINRGLGATLRTGIEAALTHDSTIIVTFDADGQHHSQDILPLCQPLIHDEADVVIGKRNFNEMPFHKKFGNVVMNLITIIFYGKNVEDSQSGLRAFNRKAAGLMELHSRDYGVSSEIIGEVGRKHLRMVEVPITTIYTDYSLSKGTNTRVGLKILARLIRNVFK; encoded by the coding sequence TTGAAAGACACCAAACCCCTTAAAAAATCATCCGAGAAACAAAAAGGCATATACATCGTGCTACCTGCTTACAATGAAGAAAAAACCATTAAAGATGTTATGGAAGAATTGATTGATATTGGTTTTAATTTGATTGTGGTTGATGATGGTTCCACTGATAACACCTACCAGGTTTCCCTGAATTTTTTAAATAAATATCCATCCCAGGTAAGTTTATACCGGCATCTTATTAACAGAGGGTTGGGAGCAACCCTGAGAACCGGAATTGAAGCTGCACTTACCCATGACTCTACTATAATTGTTACCTTTGATGCTGATGGTCAACATCATTCTCAGGATATTCTACCCCTCTGCCAGCCCCTGATCCATGATGAAGCAGATGTAGTGATTGGGAAGAGGAACTTCAATGAGATGCCATTCCATAAGAAGTTCGGGAACGTGGTGATGAACTTAATCACTATTATTTTTTATGGAAAGAATGTTGAGGATTCCCAATCTGGTCTCCGTGCATTTAACAGGAAAGCAGCCGGTTTAATGGAACTCCACTCCCGAGATTACGGAGTTTCTTCCGAGATAATTGGAGAAGTAGGGCGAAAACATCTGCGCATGGTCGAAGTGCCCATAACCACTATTTACACGGATTACTCACTCTCTAAGGGTACTAACACCAGGGTGGGTTTAAAAATATTGGCCAGGCTAATTAGAAATGTTTTCAAATAA
- a CDS encoding MnmC family methyltransferase: protein MEKKKNSFYTPLTPEERAMDIIREWSLKEKKGDKNARKWAALKIKDYLVETSDGTYTLQSEEMNESRETMHTTHGAFREAREKFAQPANLRGKKKIAILDICSGLGINAAAALEQVLDLLREGKIEQVEMDLVEISWEVLAATLLIPCPSKNNPLKVNLSKDNPSKDNPLNPHSIEAYRIIRKAIENYLITSGLLSFPREMKEIPSSVDIRLHCKDARNMIMELPETQCYDAVFLDPFSPHKSPELYSQEFLAKLGSLLKRHGVILTYTSAAPVRYALIDAGLEIGEGPALGRSGGTIASFTLNRIPKYLNQSDERMIALSDAGIPYRDPDLNASTDEIIEKRQLERMALRGHYKMASTVKTPVYLASDLEDEKIKRRVLKHLENFNINDLNSLKARYLVCPQFSNCICCCGQEGNSSSRERIIEMEKRLKIVAKGNFKDE from the coding sequence ATGGAAAAGAAAAAAAATTCATTTTACACTCCTTTGACCCCTGAAGAAAGGGCCATGGACATAATAAGGGAATGGTCATTAAAAGAGAAAAAAGGAGATAAAAATGCACGTAAGTGGGCTGCTTTAAAAATTAAAGATTATCTGGTGGAAACCTCTGATGGTACTTACACTTTGCAGTCTGAAGAGATGAATGAGTCTCGAGAAACAATGCACACTACTCATGGTGCCTTTCGAGAGGCCCGTGAGAAATTCGCACAACCTGCAAATCTGAGAGGAAAGAAAAAGATTGCAATTCTGGATATTTGCAGTGGACTGGGTATTAATGCAGCAGCAGCTTTGGAACAGGTCCTGGACCTTTTGAGGGAAGGTAAGATAGAACAGGTAGAGATGGATCTAGTGGAAATATCATGGGAAGTTTTAGCTGCAACTCTCTTAATACCATGTCCTTCAAAAAATAATCCCTTAAAAGTTAATCTTTCAAAAGATAATCCTTCAAAAGATAATCCTTTAAATCCTCATTCAATAGAAGCTTATCGCATAATTCGAAAAGCCATTGAAAATTACTTAATAACTTCAGGATTACTGTCATTTCCACGCGAGATGAAAGAAATTCCATCCAGTGTGGATATCCGTTTGCACTGTAAGGATGCTCGAAATATGATAATGGAACTTCCAGAAACCCAGTGTTATGATGCTGTATTTTTGGACCCTTTCAGCCCTCATAAATCTCCCGAGCTTTACAGCCAAGAATTTTTAGCTAAACTTGGAAGCTTACTTAAAAGACATGGGGTTATTTTGACCTACACTTCTGCAGCTCCAGTGCGCTACGCACTCATTGATGCTGGCCTGGAAATAGGAGAAGGCCCTGCTTTAGGAAGAAGTGGTGGAACAATTGCTTCTTTCACATTAAACAGAATTCCCAAATATTTGAACCAAAGCGATGAGCGCATGATTGCACTGTCTGATGCTGGAATTCCCTATAGGGATCCGGATCTAAACGCTTCAACTGATGAAATAATTGAAAAAAGACAGCTTGAGAGGATGGCTTTAAGAGGCCACTATAAAATGGCATCAACCGTTAAAACACCGGTTTATCTGGCCAGTGATCTGGAGGATGAGAAAATTAAAAGACGGGTGCTCAAACATCTAGAAAATTTCAATATCAATGATTTGAATTCATTAAAAGCTCGTTATCTGGTGTGTCCCCAGTTTTCAAATTGTATCTGTTGCTGTGGTCAGGAGGGTAATTCCAGTTCCAGAGAAAGGATCATAGAGATGGAGAAAAGATTAAAGATAGTAGCTAAGGGTAATTTTAAAGATGAGTAA
- the tgtA gene encoding tRNA guanosine(15) transglycosylase TgtA → MSFEIKYKDARGRVGTLKTPHGTIKTPALMPVIHPGKQTLQVSDYGAEVVITNAYLIYKNDDLREIALNEGVHELIDFPGPIITDSGSFQLSVYGDVQVSNQEIVEFQEKIGTDIGTSLDIPTPPSVKRERAERDLEITLLRAAESLEVRDELMLNSVVQGSTFPDLRSKCADALGEMDFQVHPIGAVVPLMESYRYKELVEVVMASVSHLPDSRPRHLMGAGHPMIFALAVAMGCDLFDSAAYILYAEDDRLLMPNGTLKLENLYEMPCSCEVCTNYTPEQLRKMEKSERSKLLAIHNLRISFAEMRLIRQAIVEGSLWELVEQRCRAHPFLLEALRTLKNFSEDLEKYDPPYKKSAFFYTGPESLHRPEVYRHLKKIKQIPPKKSVLLLPRSSKPYSERLYDIPERFYRVIPQQESVDQLEDIQVTVVDVPFGVIPLELDQVYPLAQNESPDSYDEDSLKMVRNILSDYLEGFDQIILSEEVVETFSLSNKYQMEEYHFTQPLNIVVNEQERIKMIADYQFGAGSGEGLFGGDVKIVKSRKTGKIRHVYDGEELIATLRASDGVFVLAREGARRLHRYLPYPKNRVVVNEDAEPFAREGKSIFAKFVINCDIDIHAKEEVLIVNEQDQLLAFGKSILNGREILDFNTGQAVKTRKGGF, encoded by the coding sequence TTGAGCTTTGAAATAAAATATAAAGATGCAAGGGGCCGAGTAGGGACCCTTAAAACACCCCATGGAACCATAAAAACCCCAGCACTCATGCCAGTTATACACCCTGGGAAACAAACCCTCCAGGTATCAGATTACGGGGCAGAGGTAGTGATCACCAATGCTTATTTAATCTATAAAAATGATGATTTAAGGGAAATAGCACTAAACGAAGGTGTTCATGAGTTAATTGACTTTCCAGGACCAATAATCACAGATTCTGGATCATTCCAGCTCTCTGTTTATGGGGATGTTCAGGTTTCCAATCAGGAAATAGTTGAGTTTCAGGAAAAAATAGGGACTGATATTGGAACATCACTGGACATACCCACTCCCCCCTCAGTCAAACGGGAACGTGCAGAGAGGGATCTTGAAATCACTCTTTTAAGAGCAGCGGAATCACTGGAAGTCCGGGATGAATTAATGCTTAACTCGGTGGTGCAGGGTTCTACCTTCCCTGACCTGCGCAGCAAGTGTGCTGATGCACTGGGAGAAATGGATTTCCAGGTCCACCCTATTGGAGCGGTGGTTCCACTCATGGAATCCTACCGTTATAAAGAGTTAGTGGAAGTGGTCATGGCATCAGTGAGCCATCTACCTGATTCACGACCACGCCATCTTATGGGTGCCGGTCACCCCATGATCTTCGCCCTGGCAGTTGCAATGGGCTGTGATCTTTTTGATTCAGCAGCTTACATATTATATGCTGAGGATGATCGTCTTTTAATGCCCAATGGAACCTTAAAACTTGAAAACCTCTATGAAATGCCCTGTTCCTGTGAAGTGTGCACCAATTACACTCCAGAACAGTTGAGGAAGATGGAAAAATCCGAAAGATCAAAATTACTGGCTATACATAATTTAAGGATTAGTTTTGCTGAGATGAGACTGATCCGCCAGGCAATTGTGGAAGGAAGCCTATGGGAACTGGTTGAACAACGTTGCCGTGCCCACCCATTCCTCCTGGAAGCACTGCGCACTCTTAAAAATTTCTCAGAGGATCTGGAAAAATACGATCCTCCCTACAAAAAATCAGCATTCTTCTACACTGGCCCTGAATCCCTCCATCGTCCAGAGGTATACCGCCACCTGAAGAAGATAAAACAGATCCCTCCTAAAAAGAGTGTTTTACTTCTCCCCCGGAGCAGTAAACCATATTCCGAGCGTTTATATGATATTCCTGAAAGATTCTATCGAGTTATCCCTCAACAGGAAAGTGTTGATCAACTGGAAGATATACAGGTAACTGTGGTTGATGTGCCATTTGGGGTGATCCCACTGGAACTGGATCAGGTATATCCACTGGCCCAAAATGAATCACCGGATAGTTACGATGAAGATTCACTTAAAATGGTTCGAAATATTCTCTCCGATTATCTGGAAGGCTTTGACCAGATCATACTCAGTGAAGAGGTAGTGGAAACATTCTCCCTCAGTAACAAATATCAAATGGAGGAATACCATTTCACGCAACCCTTAAATATCGTGGTAAATGAGCAGGAAAGAATAAAAATGATAGCTGATTACCAGTTCGGAGCTGGTTCAGGGGAAGGTCTTTTTGGTGGAGATGTAAAAATTGTTAAAAGCAGAAAGACAGGGAAAATACGTCATGTTTATGATGGTGAAGAACTTATCGCCACTTTAAGGGCAAGTGATGGTGTTTTTGTCCTGGCCAGGGAAGGTGCTCGCCGGTTGCACCGATACCTCCCCTACCCTAAAAACAGGGTGGTGGTTAATGAGGATGCCGAACCATTTGCCCGGGAAGGAAA
- a CDS encoding flavodoxin family protein codes for MVKIIGIVGSPRSNGNTENLVTEALQSAKDAGAEIELIKLGTAEIEPCIACDICKATGECAIYDDMGGILEKIRDSQGLIIGSPVYFGSVTSQLKMLIDRSRPLRMDFKLKNKVGGAIAVGGSRNGGQETTISAIHDFLLIHDVIIVGDGAPLAHYGGTGVGSAKDASESDEVGLQTSRNLGRRVAELAMKINEN; via the coding sequence TTGGTCAAGATCATTGGAATTGTGGGAAGTCCCCGTAGTAATGGTAACACTGAAAATCTGGTAACAGAAGCTCTTCAATCTGCTAAAGATGCTGGAGCCGAGATAGAACTCATAAAATTGGGAACTGCTGAAATTGAACCATGCATAGCCTGTGACATATGCAAAGCAACTGGAGAATGTGCCATATATGATGATATGGGGGGAATACTGGAGAAAATTAGGGATTCCCAGGGATTGATCATAGGCAGTCCTGTTTACTTTGGAAGTGTTACTTCTCAACTAAAAATGTTAATAGACAGGTCAAGACCGCTTCGCATGGATTTCAAACTGAAAAATAAGGTTGGTGGGGCAATTGCTGTTGGAGGATCACGTAACGGTGGTCAGGAAACTACAATATCTGCTATCCACGACTTCTTACTGATCCATGATGTTATAATTGTGGGGGATGGTGCTCCCCTGGCTCACTATGGTGGAACTGGAGTTGGAAGTGCCAAAGATGCCTCAGAAAGTGATGAAGTGGGCCTTCAAACCTCTCGTAACCTTGGTAGGAGAGTAGCAGAACTGGCCATGAAAATCAATGAAAATTAA
- a CDS encoding radical SAM protein — MRSTNKSKRILFFNAKREKCDSNSAHIGLGILSAVLKKSGHEVMVVDYQFNPNAPEPIEVFEDFKPDVIGLTLYTATMKEAERILKQISKFEKPVILGGPHATLYYNDLIEIANYVVIGEAENIIVELVENADINVKGEIIRSEPPDPEKLPFPDFKTFLGHEELYIYPLLTSRGCPYNCSFCAVRLVSTRKWRNRNIENCIEELIQAKNEFKKMGMVVVYDDNAMFRKKHIKKFLNLYLESEINLPLSIINTRADGIDDEILSLLKQADCPSIGIGVESTHPEVFKNIHKGESLEDISKAVNLIKKHKLPLALCFVIGLAGDSLQKTKCSIDFAKKIKPDHIYWNMITPFEGTEIREWYDDHGKVFDLTNHSSWVDGDFMCEEPCAETPEFAIEDRKKAYMMAILETNDTRLSIRDIMRVYPYVKEYGLYNEFFRWIPKSLWKTLKKPFVFLNELIKIYRELGLKLFVKKSLNKIHG, encoded by the coding sequence TTGAGGTCTACTAATAAATCTAAAAGAATATTGTTCTTTAATGCAAAAAGAGAGAAATGTGATAGTAACTCCGCTCATATTGGTCTAGGAATTTTATCAGCAGTACTGAAAAAAAGTGGACATGAAGTAATGGTTGTGGATTATCAATTCAATCCGAATGCTCCAGAACCTATAGAAGTTTTTGAGGACTTCAAACCAGATGTTATAGGTTTAACACTTTATACTGCAACCATGAAAGAGGCTGAACGTATCCTTAAACAGATATCTAAATTTGAAAAACCAGTTATTCTCGGAGGGCCTCATGCAACTTTATACTATAATGATTTGATTGAAATCGCTAATTATGTGGTGATTGGTGAAGCAGAAAATATCATTGTTGAACTGGTTGAAAATGCTGATATTAATGTTAAGGGTGAAATTATTCGGTCTGAACCTCCAGATCCTGAAAAATTACCTTTTCCAGATTTTAAAACTTTTTTAGGTCATGAAGAGCTTTATATATATCCATTATTAACTAGTAGGGGATGTCCTTATAATTGCAGTTTCTGTGCTGTGAGATTGGTTTCAACCCGAAAGTGGAGAAATAGAAATATTGAAAATTGTATTGAAGAGTTGATCCAGGCTAAGAATGAGTTCAAAAAAATGGGAATGGTAGTTGTTTATGATGATAATGCCATGTTCCGTAAAAAGCATATAAAAAAATTCTTAAATCTGTATCTAGAAAGTGAAATCAATTTACCCCTGAGTATAATAAATACTCGGGCGGATGGGATTGATGATGAGATTTTATCCCTATTAAAACAAGCTGATTGTCCTTCAATAGGTATCGGTGTTGAATCAACCCATCCTGAAGTTTTTAAAAATATTCACAAGGGAGAATCCTTAGAAGATATATCTAAAGCAGTGAACTTGATAAAAAAACACAAGTTACCTCTTGCTTTGTGTTTTGTTATTGGTCTAGCTGGTGATTCACTCCAAAAAACTAAATGTTCCATAGATTTCGCTAAAAAAATAAAACCTGATCACATTTACTGGAATATGATTACACCGTTTGAAGGTACTGAAATTCGTGAGTGGTATGATGATCATGGTAAAGTGTTTGATTTGACTAACCATTCCTCCTGGGTGGATGGAGATTTCATGTGTGAAGAACCATGTGCGGAAACACCCGAATTTGCCATTGAAGACCGTAAAAAAGCTTATATGATGGCTATATTAGAAACTAATGATACAAGGCTTAGTATAAGGGACATAATGAGAGTTTATCCTTATGTAAAAGAATATGGTTTGTATAATGAATTTTTTAGATGGATTCCAAAAAGTTTGTGGAAAACTTTAAAGAAACCTTTTGTTTTTTTAAATGAATTGATAAAAATCTACCGTGAATTAGGCTTAAAATTATTTGTTAAGAAGAGCTTAAATAAAATTCACGGATAG
- a CDS encoding glycosyltransferase family 1 protein — MNIGILSWILDIQRTGINNYLYNLVMAMIEEGNSKDISLIHFQKSNDDIYKEVNDVIVSSSRGKIINPLSLSKSLKTNEIDVFHLPSHMFPQVSPFYMNTNVKKVLTIHDLIPLLYHKKLPFHYKFWTSTLKIIKNRPDSIITDSMNTKKDLINYLKIPEEKIKVIPLAHNKNYKPIKNQDLIKKELELKYNIPFPFILYAGSIEVRKNILLLIKSFYNLLKKGVKSNLVLIGSPGYGFEDMVKTVNELGLSKNVFFLGYVPDQDMVKFYNTAELFVFPSLYEGFGLPPLEAMACGCPVITSNTSSLPEVVGNAGFTLDPNDCNAFVESMYQILTNESLKTEMINKSLKRAKLFSWEKTAKETWQVYEDVLQK, encoded by the coding sequence ATGAATATTGGAATACTATCATGGATCCTGGACATACAAAGGACCGGAATAAACAATTATCTTTATAATCTTGTTATGGCAATGATTGAAGAGGGTAACTCTAAGGATATATCTCTTATTCACTTTCAAAAATCCAATGATGATATTTATAAAGAAGTGAATGATGTTATAGTTAGTTCTTCCCGTGGGAAGATCATTAATCCTTTAAGCCTATCCAAATCTCTTAAAACTAATGAAATTGATGTTTTTCATTTACCTTCACACATGTTCCCCCAAGTTAGCCCTTTTTATATGAATACTAATGTGAAAAAAGTTTTAACCATCCATGATTTGATTCCATTGTTATACCATAAGAAACTTCCTTTTCACTATAAATTCTGGACATCTACACTGAAAATAATTAAAAATAGGCCAGATAGTATAATTACTGATTCAATGAATACAAAAAAGGACTTAATAAATTATCTTAAGATTCCCGAAGAAAAAATAAAAGTCATTCCTCTTGCGCATAATAAAAATTATAAACCAATTAAAAATCAAGATCTCATTAAAAAGGAACTTGAATTAAAATATAATATTCCTTTCCCCTTTATTTTATATGCAGGCTCGATTGAAGTTAGAAAAAATATTTTACTTTTAATTAAATCTTTTTATAATCTCCTTAAAAAAGGAGTCAAATCAAACCTTGTATTAATTGGTTCTCCAGGATATGGTTTTGAAGATATGGTAAAAACCGTTAATGAACTGGGGCTTTCAAAAAATGTATTTTTCTTGGGATATGTCCCAGACCAAGACATGGTAAAATTTTACAATACAGCCGAACTGTTTGTATTCCCCTCATTATATGAAGGTTTTGGATTACCTCCTTTAGAGGCCATGGCTTGTGGATGTCCGGTTATTACCTCAAACACATCTTCTTTACCTGAAGTTGTAGGAAATGCTGGATTTACATTGGATCCTAATGATTGTAATGCATTTGTAGAATCAATGTATCAAATATTAACCAATGAAAGTTTAAAAACTGAAATGATTAATAAATCTTTAAAACGTGCCAAATTATTTAGCTGGGAAAAAACCGCGAAGGAAACATGGCAAGTATATGAAGATGTTCTCCAAAAATAA
- a CDS encoding glycosyltransferase family 2 protein, which produces MDPIKPEIKKKESSPLVSIITPTYNHEKFIGTCIKTVLNQSYSNWEMIIIDDGSTDRTGDIVAEFKDDRIKYVKQENVGIWNLYKTYNKALDLSNGELIAILEGDDAWPSYKLEEQVKFFDNNNVIFSWGKKHTINDKNELISFDRESFEKILNTPQAELTRRLITANFIQPCTVMMDKQVLLSIGGFLQNKETPYVDYPTFLELSLKGRFYPSDRVLGYWRKHKAQVTTKQENDMNRAFMFPVEFYEKLDSSLKKSIKFNMEDKLKSQKIILNDQIAVSGRLSLVKGDWKKASTHFKSIFFESSLKIKIQSFIGIICALCKTDMEWFAVITCKPKIRDDSGEWNTTLFDQNGNLTNIFKIQIFIMNISRLIRKKPLQRFKSFERDNMYIKGEIN; this is translated from the coding sequence ATGGATCCTATTAAACCAGAAATTAAGAAAAAGGAAAGTTCTCCTCTTGTTTCTATCATAACTCCCACCTATAATCATGAAAAGTTCATAGGAACCTGTATAAAGACAGTTCTTAATCAAAGTTATTCTAACTGGGAGATGATCATAATTGATGATGGGTCAACTGATAGAACTGGAGATATTGTGGCAGAATTCAAAGATGATCGAATAAAATATGTTAAACAAGAAAATGTGGGCATTTGGAATCTTTATAAAACATATAATAAAGCGCTAGATTTATCTAATGGGGAATTAATTGCTATTTTAGAGGGTGATGATGCTTGGCCTAGTTACAAACTGGAAGAACAAGTAAAATTTTTTGATAATAATAATGTGATTTTCAGTTGGGGGAAAAAACATACTATCAACGATAAGAATGAACTTATCTCTTTTGATCGGGAAAGCTTTGAAAAAATTTTAAATACACCCCAAGCAGAACTTACTCGAAGACTTATTACTGCTAATTTTATTCAACCCTGTACAGTTATGATGGATAAACAGGTTTTATTATCTATTGGCGGTTTTTTGCAAAATAAAGAAACACCCTATGTAGATTATCCTACTTTTTTGGAACTAAGTTTGAAAGGCAGATTTTATCCTTCAGATCGTGTCTTGGGGTATTGGAGGAAACATAAGGCACAGGTAACCACTAAACAGGAAAATGATATGAATAGGGCTTTCATGTTTCCAGTAGAATTTTATGAAAAATTGGACTCTTCTTTGAAAAAATCTATAAAATTTAATATGGAAGATAAACTCAAATCACAAAAAATAATCTTAAACGATCAGATAGCTGTTTCTGGAAGATTATCTCTGGTAAAAGGTGATTGGAAAAAGGCATCAACCCATTTTAAAAGTATTTTTTTCGAAAGTAGTTTAAAAATCAAAATTCAATCTTTTATAGGCATCATTTGTGCTCTTTGTAAAACAGATATGGAATGGTTTGCAGTGATTACGTGTAAACCTAAGATTAGGGATGATTCAGGTGAATGGAATACTACATTATTTGATCAGAACGGAAATTTGACCAATATATTTAAAATTCAAATATTTATCATGAATATTTCCCGATTAATAAGAAAAAAGCCCTTGCAGCGTTTTAAGTCCTTTGAAAGGGATAATATGTATATTAAGGGAGAAATTAATTAA